The following coding sequences are from one Arcobacter nitrofigilis DSM 7299 window:
- the thiC gene encoding phosphomethylpyrimidine synthase ThiC, whose amino-acid sequence MRDWLDNHKDDEVRTQMYYAKKGMITPEMEYVAKVEKIEPELVRSEIARGRLIIPANVNHRHLKPMAIGMASSCKINANIGSSALASDIAGEVEKVDVCLKHGADTIMDLSTGGDLDSIRSAVIEHSTVPIGTVPIYQILHDCKDKIEDLSIEVMLKTLEKQALQGVSYFTIHAGFLLQFMPHVAKRKMGIVSRGGSLMAAWMMHYHKENPFYDAFDEILDICRRHDVSLSLGDSLRPGCLFDASDEAQLSELKILGELTKRAWEKDVQVMIEGPGHVPLNQIERNMKLEREYCHEAPFYILGPLTTDIAAGYDHISSAIGAAVGGWHGASMLCYVTPKEHLGLPNAQDVREGIIAYKIAAHSADIARGRKGARDIDDEMSDARYSFDWNKQFELCLDPDRAKEYHDETLPQDVFKEAEFCSMCGPKFCSYKITQKIVEEHGEAMKTAV is encoded by the coding sequence ATGAGAGATTGGTTAGATAATCATAAAGATGATGAAGTAAGAACTCAGATGTATTATGCAAAAAAGGGCATGATAACACCAGAGATGGAATATGTTGCAAAAGTAGAAAAAATCGAACCAGAATTGGTAAGAAGTGAAATTGCAAGGGGAAGACTAATTATTCCTGCAAACGTAAATCATAGACACCTAAAACCAATGGCAATAGGAATGGCATCAAGTTGTAAAATAAACGCAAATATTGGTTCTTCTGCTTTAGCTTCAGATATTGCAGGTGAAGTTGAAAAAGTTGATGTATGTTTAAAACATGGTGCTGATACTATTATGGATTTAAGTACAGGTGGAGATCTTGATTCTATTAGAAGTGCTGTAATTGAGCATTCTACTGTACCAATTGGAACAGTTCCAATTTATCAAATCTTGCATGACTGTAAAGACAAAATTGAAGACTTATCAATTGAAGTTATGCTAAAAACTCTTGAAAAACAAGCCTTACAAGGTGTTTCATATTTTACTATTCATGCAGGATTTTTATTACAATTTATGCCTCATGTTGCAAAAAGAAAAATGGGAATCGTATCACGAGGAGGTTCTTTAATGGCTGCATGGATGATGCATTACCATAAAGAAAATCCTTTTTATGATGCTTTTGATGAGATTTTAGATATTTGTAGAAGACATGATGTATCTTTATCTTTAGGAGATAGTTTAAGACCTGGATGTCTGTTTGATGCTTCTGATGAAGCACAACTTTCAGAATTAAAAATTCTAGGTGAGCTTACAAAAAGAGCTTGGGAAAAAGATGTTCAAGTTATGATTGAAGGTCCAGGACACGTTCCTTTAAATCAAATAGAGAGAAATATGAAATTAGAGCGAGAATATTGTCATGAAGCTCCTTTTTATATCTTAGGACCACTTACTACTGATATTGCTGCTGGATATGATCACATTTCATCTGCAATTGGTGCAGCTGTTGGTGGATGGCATGGAGCAAGTATGCTTTGTTATGTTACACCAAAAGAGCACTTAGGTTTACCAAATGCACAAGATGTTAGAGAAGGTATTATTGCATATAAAATAGCAGCTCATAGTGCTGATATTGCAAGAGGAAGAAAAGGGGCAAGGGATATTGATGATGAAATGTCAGATGCTAGATATTCATTTGATTGGAACAAACAATTTGAATTATGTTTAGATCCAGATCGGGCTAAAGAGTATCATGATGAAACACTTCCTCAAGATGTATTTAAAGAAGCTGAATTTTGCTCAATGTGTGGACCAAAATTTTGTTCATATAAAATTACTCAAAAGATTGTTGAAGAACATGGTGAAGCCATGAAAACAGCTGTTTAA
- a CDS encoding PLP-dependent transferase translates to MENSSFKPIECGETLPQNNVHAVSVSMPKLQDVIDYEEGFGEAMEKIKSGYPRFTMHPYLRILAKYIKEKYKVSDSYEVVLLSSQKAVDILSDKYYIHNKIDIDEPFGVILVRNGTCQLQRVLMFIQHVGYNLSSRFAEDYLYNIGLINSKHKEETEKEELAFDLVVSTLAKAYNQAKENITLAPSGMNAMYGVVKGLKNIQRKNGRDILVQLGWLYLDTMNIVKHYYEQSKVFCDVKNLDLLEEYLKENGFKVSAIITEVPTNPLLLCVDMKRLNSLCKKYNIPLVVDSTLATPYNVNLNDYADIYVESLTKFASGNADVLMGAIILNQKSKLSHMNVEFFKHCDKAYIKDIQRMAFEIKDYETRVKRISSNTKALVEYFKKCSYIDKIYYCLNDENELEYKQIMKDDNSYTGLISVTFNKSFETIYDNINFAKGPSLGTDFTLLMPYTYLAHYDYIKSEEGEKYLDEIGLPKDILRISVGSENINDIIEEFKRLEE, encoded by the coding sequence ATGGAAAATAGTTCGTTTAAGCCTATAGAATGTGGTGAAACACTACCACAAAATAATGTTCATGCGGTAAGTGTAAGTATGCCAAAACTTCAAGATGTAATTGATTATGAAGAGGGTTTTGGTGAAGCGATGGAAAAAATAAAGTCTGGTTATCCCAGATTTACTATGCATCCATATTTAAGAATCCTTGCAAAATATATAAAAGAAAAATATAAAGTAAGTGATTCTTATGAAGTGGTACTATTAAGTTCTCAAAAAGCTGTTGATATTTTAAGCGATAAATACTATATACATAATAAAATAGATATTGATGAACCTTTTGGTGTAATTTTAGTGAGAAATGGAACTTGTCAACTTCAAAGAGTATTGATGTTTATCCAGCATGTAGGTTACAATTTATCTTCTAGATTTGCCGAAGATTATTTATATAATATTGGATTGATAAACTCAAAACATAAAGAAGAAACAGAAAAGGAAGAGCTTGCTTTTGATTTAGTAGTTTCAACTTTAGCAAAAGCTTATAATCAAGCAAAAGAAAATATCACCTTAGCTCCTTCTGGTATGAATGCTATGTATGGCGTTGTAAAAGGTTTAAAAAATATCCAAAGAAAAAATGGAAGAGATATATTAGTTCAACTTGGTTGGTTATATTTAGATACTATGAATATAGTAAAACACTATTATGAACAATCAAAAGTCTTTTGTGATGTAAAAAATTTAGATTTATTAGAAGAGTATTTAAAAGAAAACGGCTTTAAAGTAAGTGCAATAATCACAGAAGTTCCTACAAATCCTCTTTTATTATGTGTTGACATGAAAAGATTAAACTCTCTTTGCAAAAAATATAATATTCCTTTGGTTGTTGATTCCACATTGGCAACACCATATAATGTAAATTTAAATGATTATGCAGATATATATGTAGAGTCTCTTACAAAATTTGCTTCAGGTAATGCAGATGTTCTCATGGGTGCAATTATTTTAAATCAAAAATCAAAACTATCTCATATGAATGTTGAGTTTTTTAAACATTGCGATAAAGCATATATAAAAGATATCCAAAGAATGGCTTTTGAAATAAAAGATTATGAAACACGAGTTAAAAGAATTAGTTCAAATACAAAAGCTTTAGTTGAATACTTTAAAAAGTGTTCTTATATAGATAAGATATATTATTGTTTAAATGATGAAAATGAATTGGAGTATAAACAAATAATGAAAGATGATAATTCATATACAGGACTTATTTCTGTAACTTTTAATAAATCATTTGAAACTATATATGATAATATAAATTTTGCAAAGGGACCTAGTCTAGGAACAGACTTTACTCTTCTTATGCCGTATACATATCTTGCTCACTATGATTATATAAAAAGTGAAGAGGGTGAAAAATACTTGGATGAGATTGGATTACCTAAAGATATACTTAGAATTTCTGTTGGTAGTGAAAATATTAATGACATAATAGAAGAATTCAAAAGATTAGAGGAATAA
- a CDS encoding branched-chain amino acid transaminase, translated as MTEAKYIWMDGKFVDWHDAKVHVLSHTLHYGNGAIEGTKAYKTHDGRCAIFKLKEHTKRLLNSSKMTLMDVPFSEDELNKAQVELLQKNELNEGAYIRPLVYLGYGVMGLYHKEAPVNVSISAWEWGAYLGEEGLKKGVRVKITSMTRTPNTSGMGKAKAVANYLNSQMAKYEAVEAGYDEALLRDDQGYIAEASGACFFIVRDGIIITPPNDTSLESITQATVIDLAHDLGYKVERRRITREEIYIADEAFFTGTAVEVTPIREVDARIIGAGERGPITEKLQSGYFDIVQGKNEKYAKHLTYIN; from the coding sequence ATGACAGAAGCAAAATACATCTGGATGGATGGTAAGTTTGTTGATTGGCATGATGCAAAAGTTCATGTATTAAGCCACACTTTACACTATGGAAATGGTGCAATTGAAGGTACAAAAGCCTATAAAACACATGATGGTAGATGTGCTATTTTCAAATTAAAAGAACACACAAAAAGATTATTGAACTCTTCAAAAATGACATTAATGGATGTGCCATTTAGTGAAGATGAGTTAAACAAAGCACAAGTTGAATTATTACAAAAAAATGAATTAAATGAAGGTGCATATATTAGACCTTTGGTTTATTTAGGTTATGGAGTTATGGGACTTTACCATAAAGAGGCTCCTGTAAATGTATCTATTTCTGCTTGGGAATGGGGTGCATATTTAGGTGAAGAAGGTCTTAAAAAAGGTGTTAGAGTTAAAATAACATCTATGACAAGAACTCCAAATACTTCAGGTATGGGGAAAGCAAAAGCAGTTGCTAATTATTTAAACTCTCAAATGGCAAAATATGAAGCAGTTGAAGCTGGATATGATGAAGCACTTTTAAGAGATGATCAAGGTTATATTGCTGAAGCATCAGGTGCTTGTTTCTTTATTGTAAGAGATGGTATAATTATTACTCCTCCAAATGATACTTCTTTAGAATCTATTACACAAGCAACAGTTATTGACTTAGCACATGATTTAGGTTATAAAGTAGAAAGAAGAAGAATCACAAGAGAAGAAATATATATTGCTGATGAAGCATTCTTTACAGGAACTGCTGTTGAAGTAACACCTATTAGAGAAGTAGATGCAAGAATTATAGGAGCTGGTGAAAGAGGTCCTATAACAGAAAAACTTCAAAGTGGATATTTTGACATCGTTCAAGGTAAAAACGAAAAGTATGCTAAACATTTAACATACATTAACTAA
- a CDS encoding trans-sulfuration enzyme family protein, with protein sequence MKKHLETKLSHLQDFATIQDQYGASHFPIYNTGTFDLKKQDGEKIYDYTRSDNPTREALENLFTDVENGAGCVCTHTGIGAVSLLFETVLKANSEVLVEADCYGGTFRLLKVFQGKYNIKVHFADFLSEAELEKILKNNKIDLVLCESPTNPGLKIIDIGMVSVLAKKYNALFALDNSLATFISQRPLDMGADFSLFSTTKYISGHGSVVAGAIVAKTKELADELHYYANAHGRSQNPMDVFLISLGIPTLKIRMKEHQKSSIMIAEFLEKQSFIKAVMHPALKSHPQHKLATYQMDYIPGVFCAEFINKDFAEKFIENTKIFGEKCSFGSPDSRVEIPAKISHASFSKEELAAIGISDGTVRFSIGLENVEDLIEDIEQALK encoded by the coding sequence ATGAAAAAACACCTAGAGACAAAACTTTCTCATCTGCAAGATTTTGCTACAATTCAAGACCAGTACGGTGCTTCGCACTTTCCTATATATAACACAGGAACATTTGATCTAAAAAAACAAGACGGTGAGAAGATATATGATTATACAAGAAGTGATAATCCTACAAGAGAAGCTTTAGAAAACCTTTTTACAGATGTAGAAAATGGAGCCGGTTGTGTTTGTACTCATACAGGAATTGGGGCAGTATCACTTTTATTTGAAACAGTTTTAAAAGCAAACTCTGAAGTTTTAGTGGAAGCTGATTGTTATGGTGGGACATTTAGATTATTAAAAGTTTTTCAAGGTAAATACAATATTAAAGTACATTTTGCTGATTTTTTAAGTGAAGCAGAGTTAGAAAAGATTTTAAAAAACAATAAAATTGATTTAGTTTTATGTGAATCACCAACAAATCCTGGTCTTAAAATAATTGATATAGGTATGGTATCTGTTTTGGCAAAAAAATATAATGCTCTTTTTGCACTTGATAATTCACTAGCAACTTTTATTTCACAACGGCCACTTGATATGGGTGCTGATTTTTCACTTTTTTCTACTACTAAATATATCTCAGGACACGGAAGTGTAGTAGCTGGTGCAATTGTTGCAAAAACAAAAGAATTGGCTGATGAACTTCATTATTATGCAAATGCCCATGGAAGAAGTCAAAACCCAATGGATGTATTTTTAATAAGCTTAGGAATTCCAACTCTTAAAATAAGAATGAAAGAACATCAAAAAAGTTCTATAATGATTGCTGAATTCCTAGAAAAACAAAGTTTTATAAAAGCAGTTATGCATCCAGCTTTAAAATCGCACCCTCAACACAAACTTGCAACTTATCAAATGGATTATATTCCAGGTGTTTTTTGTGCAGAATTTATAAATAAAGATTTTGCTGAAAAATTTATTGAAAATACAAAAATCTTTGGAGAAAAATGTTCTTTTGGAAGTCCTGATTCTAGAGTAGAAATTCCTGCAAAAATATCACATGCTTCATTTTCAAAAGAGGAATTAGCTGCAATTGGAATAAGTGATGGTACAGTTAGATTTTCTATTGGATTAGAAAATGTTGAAGATTTAATAGAAGATATTGAACAAGCCTTAAAATAG
- a CDS encoding nucleotide pyrophosphohydrolase, translating to MDMNKIKELILKFSKERDWDKFHNPKNLAMALSVETAELVEIFQWLNEDQSLNLDKAKKEHLEEEVADIAVYLLRICYSHNIDLEKAIISKMKKNEIKYPLYDKNGEKIDYGKKN from the coding sequence ATGGACATGAACAAAATAAAAGAACTGATTTTAAAATTCTCAAAAGAAAGGGATTGGGATAAATTTCACAATCCAAAAAATTTAGCAATGGCACTTAGTGTAGAAACAGCAGAACTAGTTGAAATTTTTCAATGGCTAAATGAAGACCAAAGCTTAAATTTAGATAAGGCAAAAAAAGAGCATTTAGAAGAAGAAGTCGCAGATATTGCAGTTTATTTGCTAAGAATTTGTTATTCACACAATATTGATTTAGAAAAAGCAATTATTTCTAAAATGAAGAAAAATGAAATTAAGTATCCTTTATATGACAAAAATGGCGAAAAAATCGACTATGGAAAGAAAAACTAA
- a CDS encoding prohibitin family protein, whose amino-acid sequence MPIDNDYFKNRQQNKNSGGGSNGGGYQPPFEPPEFFKNFGKKAGFIYAIIIVVIMLFVFRPFVIIESGQVGIKVTAGKYESIPLNPGFHLYLPIIQKVIVIDTKVRLINYSSVEQMGGYDSGIKLNPAINILDARGLPVSIELTVQYRLTAAGAPTTIANWGLSWEEKIINPVVRDIVRNVVGTYTAEELPTKRNEIAVKIEDGIRANIEKLDGKPVSLLSVLLREIGLPPKIKEQIERVQIANQESERVKYEVQRTKQEAEKRAAKATGDAEANRIEAKGRADAVTIEAKAQAAANKAIAESLTPNLLKMQQIQVQGKFNEALKVNKDAKIFLTPGGSTPNIWVDTKDRSINSAINK is encoded by the coding sequence ATGCCAATAGATAATGATTATTTTAAAAATAGACAACAAAACAAAAACAGTGGTGGGGGCTCTAATGGGGGAGGATATCAACCTCCTTTTGAGCCACCTGAATTTTTTAAAAACTTTGGTAAAAAAGCAGGTTTCATTTATGCAATTATAATTGTAGTGATAATGTTATTTGTATTTAGACCTTTTGTAATTATTGAATCAGGACAAGTAGGTATTAAAGTAACTGCAGGTAAATATGAAAGTATTCCTTTAAATCCAGGATTTCATCTTTATCTTCCTATTATTCAAAAAGTTATTGTAATAGATACAAAAGTTAGACTTATTAACTATAGTAGCGTTGAACAAATGGGCGGTTATGATTCAGGTATTAAATTAAATCCTGCAATTAATATTCTTGATGCAAGAGGATTACCTGTATCTATCGAATTGACTGTTCAATATAGACTTACTGCTGCTGGAGCTCCAACTACAATTGCTAACTGGGGACTTTCATGGGAAGAAAAAATTATCAACCCAGTTGTTAGAGATATAGTTAGAAATGTTGTTGGAACATACACAGCTGAAGAATTACCAACAAAAAGAAATGAAATAGCTGTTAAAATCGAAGATGGTATTAGAGCAAACATTGAAAAACTTGATGGTAAGCCTGTTTCACTTTTATCAGTTCTATTAAGAGAAATTGGTCTTCCTCCTAAGATTAAAGAACAAATTGAAAGAGTTCAAATTGCAAATCAAGAATCTGAAAGAGTTAAATATGAAGTTCAAAGAACTAAACAAGAGGCTGAAAAAAGAGCTGCAAAAGCAACTGGGGATGCTGAAGCAAATAGAATTGAAGCAAAAGGTAGAGCAGATGCTGTAACAATTGAAGCCAAAGCACAAGCAGCAGCAAATAAAGCTATTGCTGAATCTTTAACTCCAAATTTACTTAAAATGCAACAAATTCAAGTTCAAGGTAAATTTAACGAAGCCCTAAAAGTTAATAAAGATGCAAAAATCTTCTTAACTCCTGGTGGTTCTACTCCAAATATTTGGGTAGATACTAAAGATAGATCTATTAATTCTGCAATAAACAAATAA
- the hisIE gene encoding bifunctional phosphoribosyl-AMP cyclohydrolase/phosphoribosyl-ATP diphosphatase HisIE codes for MNNIENIAWEKMDGLIPVITQDSKTNEVLMLAYMNKEALSLTLSTKYAHYFSRSKQRIWKKGEESGHTQEIVEILLDCDNDTILIKVIQEGVACHTGRKSCFFTNLESNEIISDVEVNTSNKYSVLDNLFHVIQDRKNDDPKKSYTSKLLNGKENSMLKKIVEEAGEFTFAVKDDNSEEMIYEAADLVYHTMVALASKDISPDRIKQELARRFGMSGIDEKNSRKEE; via the coding sequence ATGAATAATATAGAAAATATTGCATGGGAAAAGATGGATGGTTTAATTCCAGTTATCACACAAGATTCTAAGACAAATGAAGTTTTGATGTTAGCTTATATGAATAAAGAAGCTTTATCTTTAACTCTTTCAACTAAATATGCTCACTATTTTTCTAGAAGTAAACAAAGAATTTGGAAAAAAGGTGAAGAGTCTGGACATACACAAGAAATAGTAGAAATACTGCTTGATTGTGACAATGATACAATATTGATAAAAGTTATACAAGAAGGTGTAGCTTGTCATACAGGTAGAAAATCATGCTTCTTTACTAATTTAGAATCAAATGAAATTATTAGCGATGTTGAAGTTAATACAAGTAATAAATACTCTGTTTTAGATAACTTATTTCATGTAATACAGGATAGAAAAAATGATGATCCTAAAAAATCTTACACATCTAAACTATTAAATGGTAAAGAGAATTCTATGCTTAAAAAAATTGTTGAAGAAGCTGGTGAATTTACTTTTGCCGTTAAAGATGATAATAGTGAAGAGATGATTTATGAAGCAGCAGATTTGGTTTACCACACAATGGTTGCATTAGCAAGTAAAGACATATCTCCTGATAGAATTAAACAAGAACTAGCTAGAAGATTTGGCATGTCAGGAATTGACGAAAAGAATTCAAGAAAAGAAGAGTAG
- a CDS encoding Mrp/NBP35 family ATP-binding protein, whose product MANVADIKKELEKVIYPGFTKSIVEFGFLKNVEVNGDAVSILVEITSSVQEVEHEIRTNIKKVLENIGVTNLDLQVKKPEAPKQTSNSVSGKNIAPQIKNFVMVSSGKGGVGKSTTTVNLAVAAAMQGKRVGILDADIYGPNIPRMFGLQGKEVEVIGNKAKPFHAYGVDVMSMGSLMEEGQALIWRGAMIMKAIQQLLRDILWEELDILFIDMPPGTGDAQLTLAQSVPVTCGVNVTTPQHVALDDSRRSLDMFKKLHIPVGGIVENMSGFICPTCNTESDIFGMGTCEALAKEYGTTVLGNLPIEPAIREGGDNGKPIVYFHPESISAKRYMKAAETLIEFIDNVSDKAENASIQPTTPPGVSACSTAK is encoded by the coding sequence ATGGCAAATGTAGCTGATATAAAAAAAGAATTAGAAAAAGTAATCTACCCAGGTTTTACAAAATCAATTGTGGAGTTTGGATTTTTAAAAAACGTTGAAGTAAATGGTGATGCGGTAAGCATACTTGTGGAAATAACTTCAAGTGTACAAGAAGTAGAACATGAAATAAGAACTAATATTAAAAAAGTGTTGGAAAATATTGGTGTTACAAATTTAGATTTACAAGTAAAAAAACCAGAAGCACCAAAACAAACAAGTAATAGTGTAAGTGGAAAAAATATTGCTCCACAAATTAAAAATTTTGTAATGGTATCTTCAGGAAAAGGTGGAGTTGGTAAATCAACTACAACTGTTAACCTAGCAGTAGCTGCTGCTATGCAAGGTAAAAGAGTTGGTATTTTAGATGCTGATATTTATGGACCAAATATTCCTCGAATGTTCGGATTACAAGGTAAAGAAGTTGAAGTAATCGGAAATAAAGCAAAACCATTCCATGCTTATGGTGTAGATGTTATGTCTATGGGATCACTTATGGAAGAGGGACAAGCTCTTATTTGGAGAGGTGCTATGATTATGAAAGCAATCCAACAACTTCTAAGAGATATTTTATGGGAAGAATTAGATATTTTATTTATTGATATGCCTCCTGGAACTGGTGATGCACAATTAACATTGGCTCAAAGTGTTCCTGTAACTTGTGGTGTAAATGTTACAACTCCTCAACATGTAGCACTTGATGATTCAAGAAGAAGTTTAGATATGTTTAAAAAACTTCATATTCCAGTTGGTGGAATTGTTGAAAATATGAGTGGATTTATTTGTCCTACATGTAATACAGAATCTGATATTTTCGGAATGGGTACTTGTGAAGCCCTAGCAAAAGAGTATGGAACAACTGTTTTAGGAAACTTGCCAATTGAACCTGCTATTAGAGAAGGTGGAGATAATGGTAAACCAATTGTTTATTTCCATCCTGAATCAATTTCTGCAAAAAGATATATGAAAGCAGCTGAAACTTTAATTGAATTTATTGATAATGTAAGTGATAAAGCTGAAAATGCTTCTATTCAACCAACTACACCTCCTGGTGTATCTGCTTGTTCAACAGCAAAATAA
- a CDS encoding class I SAM-dependent methyltransferase has protein sequence MNQQELWNKKFSRDGYLYGTNPNQFIKNTSANFKKDQTALCLGEGEGRNAIFLAKEGFDVEAIDASDIGLNKLFEQSQIENVEIKTNCMDINHWQPSKKYGTILFSYLHLKIDELKNLIKKIESALEENGFFVCEVFSKNQIERNSGGPKDLELLYSMDDFKDNIKELKIHKLEEVITTLEEGTGHQGEACVIRLIAQKSKF, from the coding sequence ATGAATCAACAAGAGTTATGGAATAAGAAATTTTCAAGAGATGGGTATTTGTATGGAACTAATCCCAATCAATTTATAAAAAATACTTCTGCTAATTTTAAAAAGGATCAAACAGCATTGTGTTTAGGTGAGGGAGAGGGTCGAAATGCTATTTTCTTAGCAAAGGAAGGTTTTGATGTTGAAGCGATTGATGCTTCAGATATTGGTTTAAATAAACTTTTTGAACAAAGTCAAATAGAAAATGTAGAGATAAAAACAAATTGTATGGATATAAATCATTGGCAGCCTTCTAAAAAATATGGAACCATATTATTCTCTTATTTACATTTAAAAATTGATGAGTTGAAAAACTTGATTAAAAAAATAGAGAGTGCATTGGAAGAGAATGGTTTTTTTGTATGTGAAGTATTTTCAAAAAATCAAATAGAAAGAAATAGTGGTGGACCAAAAGATTTAGAGTTACTTTATAGTATGGATGATTTTAAAGATAATATAAAAGAGCTAAAGATTCATAAATTAGAAGAAGTAATTACAACGTTAGAAGAGGGAACTGGTCACCAAGGCGAAGCTTGTGTTATAAGATTGATAGCCCAAAAGAGTAAATTTTAA